Proteins encoded within one genomic window of Coleofasciculus chthonoplastes PCC 7420:
- a CDS encoding macro domain-containing protein, producing the protein MIKYTDTTVFNAGVQTIVNTVNSVGVMGAGLALECQLRFPEMYQDYVERCKQKAVKVGRPYLYRGYGTPWIMNFPTKSHWKYPSKIEWIQQGLYYFKQNYDRGGITSIAFPKLGCENGGLNWDDVKAVIEVTLQDINIDVYICLDQESEASGIEGIMTDLVNNKQDCFWISALGIREDIATKILNSLPIRRFRELRKISGVGKQTYNEVFKFLYSIAVKGDSEVYQDTDALEKNKSKKIMRDAANNTGELDVKSSQKPKAQTQKTQLELDLFY; encoded by the coding sequence ATGATTAAGTACACTGACACTACCGTTTTTAATGCAGGGGTACAAACAATTGTCAACACAGTTAATTCTGTAGGTGTTATGGGAGCAGGACTGGCGCTGGAGTGTCAGTTACGCTTTCCAGAAATGTATCAGGATTATGTAGAACGCTGTAAGCAAAAAGCTGTCAAAGTTGGTAGACCCTATCTTTATCGGGGATATGGAACACCATGGATTATGAATTTCCCTACCAAAAGCCATTGGAAATATCCGTCAAAAATTGAATGGATACAACAAGGATTATATTATTTCAAGCAAAACTATGATCGGGGTGGAATTACATCAATTGCATTTCCAAAACTAGGGTGTGAAAATGGTGGTCTTAATTGGGATGATGTGAAAGCTGTAATTGAAGTAACTCTCCAAGATATTAATATAGATGTTTATATATGCCTTGATCAAGAATCAGAAGCCAGTGGCATAGAAGGTATTATGACCGACTTGGTGAATAATAAGCAGGATTGCTTCTGGATTTCTGCATTGGGAATTAGAGAGGACATTGCGACCAAAATACTAAATTCACTGCCGATCAGACGATTTCGAGAATTAAGAAAAATTTCGGGTGTGGGAAAGCAAACTTATAACGAAGTCTTCAAGTTTCTGTATTCAATTGCTGTAAAAGGTGATTCTGAAGTGTATCAGGATACTGATGCACTAGAAAAAAATAAATCAAAAAAAATTATGCGTGATGCAGCTAATAATACTGGAGAGCTTGATGTGAAGAGTTCTCAAAAGCCAAAAGCTCAAACCCAAAAAACACAGCTAGAGCTTGATTTATTTTACTGA
- a CDS encoding helix-turn-helix domain-containing protein produces MDLRALRERAGLRISDVAREIKSAESSIRNWEKGRTTPKMEVWQVFRLRDLYQCTEAELVQAVKESMLEEIQP; encoded by the coding sequence ATGGATCTGAGAGCCTTGAGAGAACGCGCAGGGTTGAGAATCTCAGACGTAGCGCGTGAAATAAAGAGTGCCGAATCTTCAATCCGCAACTGGGAAAAGGGGAGAACAACGCCCAAGATGGAAGTTTGGCAAGTATTTCGCTTGCGTGACTTGTATCAATGCACGGAAGCTGAGTTAGTGCAGGCGGTCAAAGAGTCGATGCTAGAAGAAATACAGCCTTGA
- a CDS encoding DUF4433 domain-containing protein, with translation MQQAKSSKARYSKGFIFENCHNLNRIAIADYRAVDTLVTSHPRMEEGMDEVEYVRKHNIKYLYHMTAISNLRSILQHGLLSHKEAHRLELVMMDISDPEVQRRRDDKKDTIYSRLLHDYVPLYFSPRNPMLYRRREIQENIVILGIKPEVIFKANTVFSDGNAASKGTIFYNDVAMLDSLCWNIINALNWSDFPEGKRIKCAEVLVYPKIDVKNIVSIFCYSGNQLSTIHETIRYFRAIPLSLTISVQVKPELFF, from the coding sequence ATGCAACAAGCGAAAAGCTCGAAAGCCAGGTATAGCAAGGGTTTCATTTTTGAAAATTGCCATAACCTAAATAGGATTGCTATAGCTGACTACAGGGCAGTAGATACACTCGTAACCAGTCATCCAAGAATGGAAGAAGGGATGGATGAAGTAGAATACGTTCGCAAGCACAACATTAAATATCTTTACCACATGACAGCTATCAGTAATCTTCGCTCCATATTGCAACATGGATTGCTGTCACACAAGGAAGCTCACCGCCTTGAATTAGTCATGATGGATATTTCTGATCCAGAAGTTCAAAGACGCAGAGATGATAAAAAAGATACTATTTATAGTAGGCTTTTACATGATTATGTGCCTCTCTACTTTTCACCAAGAAATCCCATGCTGTACCGAAGAAGAGAGATACAGGAAAATATCGTGATTCTCGGAATTAAGCCTGAGGTAATTTTTAAAGCTAATACTGTTTTTTCAGATGGCAATGCCGCATCGAAAGGTACAATTTTTTATAATGATGTAGCCATGCTTGATAGTCTTTGTTGGAACATTATTAATGCCTTAAATTGGTCGGATTTTCCAGAGGGAAAACGTATCAAGTGTGCTGAAGTGCTGGTATATCCTAAAATAGATGTCAAAAATATTGTTAGTATATTCTGTTACTCAGGCAATCAACTTTCGACTATCCATGAAACTATAAGATATTTCCGGGCAATACCGCTTTCTCTTACTATTTCAGTACAGGTAAAACCAGAACTATTTTTCTGA
- the acnB gene encoding bifunctional aconitate hydratase 2/2-methylisocitrate dehydratase, whose amino-acid sequence MLEAYRQHAAERAELGIPPLPLNAKQTTELCELLKNPPPGEKETLMHLIRDRVPPGVDEAAYIKAGFLTAIAKGEITSPLISHQGAVDLLGTMVGGYNVQSLVDLLKSPDNPLGYEAAVELSKITLVYDAFNDVLALSEVNPYAKQVVDAWANGAWFIRRPKLPKAINVTVFKVPGETNTDDLSPATHATTRPDIPLHALAMLESLMPDALETIAKLKEKGYPVAYVGDVVGTGSSRKSAINSVLWHIGEDIPCVPNKRAGGYILGSAIAPIFFNTAEDSGALPIECDVTKMETGMVITIHPYKGEITNEAGDVISTFKLKPETILDEVRAGGRIPLLIGRSLTDKTREALGLAPSTLFTRPTMPEDSDKGFTLAQKMVGKACGLPGVRPGTSCEPLMTTVGSQDTTGPMTRDELKELACLGFSADLVMQSFCHTAAYPKPVDITTHKELPNFFSTRGGVALRPGDGIIHSWLNRMLLPDTVGTGGDSHTRFPLGISFPAGSGLVAFAAALGVMPLDMPESVLVRFTGELQPGVTLRDIVNAIPYVAIQQGKLTVAKENKKNVFSGRIMEMEGLPDLKVEQAFELTDATAERSCAGSTIKLGKETISEYLRSNIVLLTNMVARGYQDARTLMRRVAKMEQWLANPELMSADTDAEYADIIEVNLNEITEPIVAAPNDPDNVKLMSECAGDKIDEVFIGSCMTNIGHYRAAAKVLEGAGKVKVRLWICPPTRMDEKQLREEGVYDTFAAADARTEMPGCSLCMGNQARVEDKATVFSTSTRNFNNRMGKDARVYLGSAELAAVCALLGRIPTVEEYTAIVTEKLNPFAGDLYRYLNFDQIAGFEDEGRVIPLEEMPKIEDILGMPTAAR is encoded by the coding sequence ATGCTAGAAGCCTATCGCCAACATGCAGCCGAACGCGCCGAACTCGGCATTCCCCCCCTACCCCTAAACGCCAAGCAAACCACAGAACTGTGTGAACTGCTGAAAAATCCGCCACCGGGGGAAAAAGAAACCCTAATGCACCTAATTCGCGATCGCGTTCCTCCCGGTGTTGACGAAGCCGCCTACATCAAAGCAGGCTTCCTCACCGCCATTGCCAAAGGCGAAATCACCAGCCCCCTAATCAGTCACCAAGGTGCCGTAGACCTATTAGGCACAATGGTAGGCGGTTATAACGTCCAATCCTTAGTCGATTTACTCAAATCCCCAGACAACCCCTTAGGGTATGAAGCCGCCGTTGAACTGAGTAAAATCACCTTGGTGTATGACGCCTTCAACGATGTCCTCGCCCTCTCAGAGGTCAATCCCTACGCCAAACAGGTGGTTGATGCTTGGGCAAATGGGGCATGGTTTATCCGCCGTCCCAAACTCCCCAAAGCCATCAACGTCACCGTCTTCAAAGTTCCCGGAGAAACCAACACCGATGATCTTTCTCCCGCCACCCACGCCACCACCCGCCCGGATATCCCCCTCCACGCCTTAGCCATGCTGGAATCCCTGATGCCGGATGCCTTAGAAACCATTGCCAAGCTCAAAGAAAAAGGCTATCCTGTGGCTTACGTTGGCGATGTTGTCGGTACAGGTTCCTCCCGTAAATCCGCGATTAACTCCGTACTTTGGCATATTGGCGAAGATATTCCCTGCGTTCCCAACAAACGCGCAGGCGGCTATATTTTAGGGAGTGCGATCGCGCCGATCTTCTTTAACACCGCCGAAGACTCCGGTGCATTACCCATCGAGTGTGATGTCACCAAGATGGAAACGGGAATGGTGATTACTATCCATCCTTATAAAGGCGAAATCACCAACGAAGCCGGAGACGTCATTTCCACGTTTAAACTCAAACCCGAAACCATCCTGGATGAAGTTCGCGCAGGTGGGCGTATTCCTCTATTAATCGGGCGGAGTCTCACCGATAAAACCCGTGAAGCCCTCGGATTAGCCCCCAGCACCCTCTTCACTCGTCCCACCATGCCTGAGGATAGCGATAAAGGCTTTACCTTGGCACAGAAAATGGTGGGCAAAGCCTGCGGTTTACCCGGCGTGCGTCCCGGAACCTCCTGTGAACCCTTAATGACCACCGTTGGGTCTCAAGATACCACGGGTCCCATGACACGAGACGAACTCAAAGAACTCGCCTGTCTGGGATTCAGCGCCGATTTAGTCATGCAGAGTTTCTGCCATACCGCCGCTTATCCCAAACCCGTGGATATTACCACCCACAAAGAACTCCCCAACTTCTTTTCTACACGCGGCGGTGTCGCTTTGCGTCCAGGGGATGGGATTATTCACTCCTGGTTAAACCGGATGTTATTACCGGATACTGTCGGTACTGGTGGCGACTCCCACACCCGCTTCCCCTTAGGGATTTCCTTCCCTGCTGGTTCCGGGTTAGTCGCCTTTGCTGCAGCCTTAGGCGTAATGCCCTTAGATATGCCCGAATCCGTCTTAGTCCGATTTACGGGTGAATTGCAACCGGGAGTCACCCTGCGGGATATTGTTAATGCAATTCCTTATGTGGCGATTCAACAAGGCAAATTAACCGTTGCCAAAGAGAACAAGAAAAACGTCTTCTCTGGACGGATTATGGAGATGGAAGGCTTACCGGATTTAAAAGTCGAACAAGCCTTTGAACTCACCGATGCGACGGCAGAACGGTCTTGTGCTGGTTCAACCATTAAGTTGGGCAAAGAAACGATTTCCGAGTATCTGCGTTCCAACATTGTGCTATTGACAAACATGGTAGCGCGAGGCTATCAAGATGCCCGCACTCTGATGCGTCGTGTCGCTAAAATGGAGCAATGGTTGGCAAATCCGGAGTTAATGTCTGCGGATACCGATGCTGAGTATGCCGATATTATCGAAGTCAATTTGAACGAAATCACAGAACCCATTGTCGCGGCACCCAATGACCCAGATAATGTTAAATTAATGTCCGAATGTGCCGGAGACAAAATTGATGAGGTGTTCATTGGCTCTTGCATGACCAATATTGGACATTACCGGGCGGCTGCCAAGGTTTTAGAAGGTGCAGGAAAGGTAAAAGTCCGCCTCTGGATTTGTCCGCCTACCCGGATGGATGAAAAACAACTGCGGGAAGAAGGAGTTTATGATACCTTTGCGGCGGCAGATGCCCGGACAGAAATGCCAGGATGTTCGCTATGTATGGGGAACCAGGCGCGAGTTGAAGATAAGGCGACGGTGTTTTCGACATCAACCCGGAATTTCAACAATCGCATGGGCAAGGATGCGCGAGTTTATCTCGGTTCTGCGGAATTAGCCGCCGTTTGTGCGCTGTTGGGACGGATTCCCACGGTTGAGGAATATACGGCGATTGTGACGGAGAAATTGAATCCTTTTGCTGGTGATTTGTATCGCTATTTGAACTTTGATCAAATTGCTGGGTTTGAGGATGAAGGACGGGTGATTCCGTTGGAAGAAATGCCCAAGATTGAGGATATTTTGGGGATGCCGACAGCGGCGAGGTAA
- a CDS encoding NACHT domain-containing protein — protein MQLLPHDFLTQIARDYDLSPEQEEAFVARFSRQGNVDAIAESLHISPGAFRIRMSHVYKKFSIGGKGPNKARRLHDWLIKNYQASNPTSSPQTPTHEVEIDILVQEIRQKIKPSIQKQCGKMKVLDMIQPIGLKDIYTKVNILEKVIGRRRLAINELIQGCNLDAESFDRLGFGKVKEERIPGLEAVQKYDKLMVLGKPGAGKTTFLKYLAIQCAKSKVLTDKVPIFITLKQFAETQSQPSLTTYINQIFDNCNVTEVQVAAFLKHGSGLILLDGLDEVREEDADRVLTQIQAFTEKYDANTFVITCRIAAREYTFEKFTDVEVDDFDDKQIRTFATKWFQAKQSDLADYLIEQLENNKPIKELASNPLLLTLLCIEFEDSGEFPANRAELYSRAIHTLLRKWDAKRRIVREQVYKKLSVQRKEDLLSEVAFVTFERGEYLFKQREIEQYIADYIRNLPDAKTDPEALLLDSEAVLKSIEAHHGLLVERARGIYSFSHLTFQEYFTAREIVAKSDIGLLVSKITENRWREVFLLTAGMMRHADELVQQMKQIIDGLVAGDEKLQRFLTWVNQKSLSVEVPSKPSAVRAFYFALSPVRSRDLTLALDLDRFLDLARSLSLDFHLYVSLDLSRDLSRDFDRFLDLYVSLDLSLYVSLDSEFQKSLQPLKDQLPSPENNNKEQFNQWWQINCKVWIEQLRTVMIQHRNIGYNWQFSDSQKQLLEQYYDANKLLVDCLNSDCYISQELRQEIEDTLLLPIAEIEKCKSHIN, from the coding sequence ATGCAACTGCTACCCCACGACTTTCTAACCCAAATCGCTCGCGACTATGACCTTTCCCCCGAACAGGAAGAAGCCTTTGTGGCACGTTTCAGTCGTCAAGGGAATGTAGACGCGATCGCGGAATCTCTTCATATCTCTCCCGGTGCTTTTCGCATTCGCATGAGTCATGTCTATAAGAAGTTCAGCATTGGTGGTAAAGGTCCAAATAAGGCGCGGAGACTGCATGATTGGCTGATCAAGAATTATCAAGCCTCTAATCCCACTTCAAGTCCTCAGACTCCTACTCATGAGGTAGAGATTGATATCCTGGTGCAAGAAATACGCCAGAAAATCAAACCCAGCATCCAAAAGCAGTGCGGCAAAATGAAGGTGCTGGATATGATTCAACCTATTGGTTTAAAGGATATTTATACTAAAGTCAATATTCTGGAAAAAGTTATTGGGCGTAGGCGGTTAGCGATTAATGAATTGATACAAGGTTGTAATCTAGACGCCGAAAGCTTTGACCGTCTGGGATTCGGCAAGGTAAAAGAGGAACGAATACCGGGGCTAGAAGCCGTCCAAAAATATGACAAGTTGATGGTATTAGGTAAACCGGGTGCGGGAAAAACAACGTTTCTCAAATATTTAGCGATTCAATGTGCTAAATCTAAGGTTTTAACGGATAAGGTTCCTATTTTTATTACGCTGAAGCAATTTGCCGAAACTCAAAGCCAACCAAGTCTGACAACCTACATTAATCAAATCTTCGATAACTGCAATGTTACCGAAGTTCAAGTCGCTGCATTTCTTAAACACGGAAGCGGGTTAATTCTGCTAGATGGCTTAGATGAGGTTAGGGAAGAAGATGCTGATCGGGTTTTAACTCAGATTCAAGCCTTTACCGAAAAGTATGATGCTAATACCTTTGTCATCACCTGTCGGATTGCTGCACGAGAGTATACCTTTGAAAAATTTACAGATGTTGAGGTTGATGATTTTGACGATAAGCAGATTCGCACATTTGCTACTAAATGGTTTCAAGCTAAACAATCAGATTTAGCCGATTATTTGATTGAACAGTTAGAAAATAACAAACCGATCAAAGAACTGGCAAGCAATCCGCTATTGTTGACGCTACTGTGTATAGAATTTGAAGATTCTGGAGAATTTCCAGCTAACCGGGCTGAATTGTACAGTCGAGCCATTCATACACTTTTGCGAAAATGGGATGCGAAGCGGCGGATTGTACGCGAGCAGGTTTATAAGAAATTGTCAGTCCAGCGTAAAGAGGATTTATTGAGTGAAGTTGCTTTTGTTACGTTTGAGCGGGGAGAGTATTTGTTTAAGCAAAGAGAGATTGAACAGTATATTGCTGATTACATTCGGAATTTACCCGATGCTAAAACTGATCCGGAGGCTTTGTTATTAGATAGTGAGGCAGTTCTGAAATCCATTGAAGCCCATCATGGGTTGTTAGTAGAACGGGCGAGGGGTATTTATTCATTTTCTCATCTGACGTTTCAGGAGTATTTTACTGCTAGAGAAATTGTGGCTAAATCGGACATTGGTTTGTTAGTCAGTAAGATTACGGAAAATCGTTGGCGTGAGGTGTTTTTGCTGACGGCTGGAATGATGCGGCATGCAGATGAACTTGTGCAGCAGATGAAACAAATAATTGATGGTTTGGTAGCTGGTGATGAAAAATTACAGCGTTTCCTCACCTGGGTTAATCAAAAATCACTGTCTGTTGAAGTTCCCTCTAAGCCCTCTGCTGTTAGAGCTTTCTATTTCGCCCTGTCCCCAGTCCGCTCCCGCGACCTCACCCTCGCCCTCGACCTCGACCGCTTCCTCGACCTCGCCCGCTCCCTCTCCCTCGACTTCCACCTCTACGTCTCCCTTGACCTCTCCCGCGACCTCTCCCGCGACTTCGACCGCTTCCTCGACCTCTACGTCTCCCTCGACCTTTCCCTCTACGTCTCCCTTGACTCTGAGTTTCAAAAGTCGCTTCAACCACTTAAAGATCAACTTCCTAGCCCAGAAAACAACAATAAAGAGCAATTTAATCAATGGTGGCAAATTAACTGTAAAGTTTGGATTGAGCAGTTAAGAACGGTGATGATTCAGCATCGCAACATCGGTTATAACTGGCAATTCAGCGATTCACAAAAGCAACTATTAGAGCAGTATTACGACGCCAATAAACTTTTAGTTGATTGCCTCAACAGCGACTGTTACATCAGCCAGGAACTCCGACAGGAAATAGAAGACACTTTATTATTACCCATTGCTGAAATTGAGAAGTGCAAATCCCACATCAACTGA
- a CDS encoding alpha/beta hydrolase, whose product MHPILDKPDILQILFHPKPDTTGKPRSPNIHLIDVEIEPRLFLRGRLYAAASNSPAILFFHGNGEIAAEYDSIAKVFTVLGITILVIDYRGYGNSDGTSTASNLLADAPKVFDAFSNILTAHQLFPQRLYVMGRSLGSAPAIAVANHAQDQLAGLIIDSGFADTFALLKRLGWQVIDYEDERFGFRNTEKISRILVPTLIIHGEKDSLIPIQQGEKLYHYCAAANKQFIRIKNAGHNTLFRMGMWQYFEAIQKFVIGKLVLDEASLFQLLLD is encoded by the coding sequence ATGCATCCCATTCTCGACAAACCCGATATTTTGCAAATCCTGTTCCATCCTAAACCGGACACAACAGGAAAACCGCGATCGCCAAATATTCATCTCATTGATGTTGAAATCGAACCCAGACTCTTTCTCAGAGGGCGATTATACGCCGCCGCCAGCAATTCTCCTGCGATTCTATTTTTTCATGGCAACGGTGAGATTGCGGCTGAATATGATAGTATTGCCAAAGTTTTCACTGTCTTGGGCATTACTATTTTAGTCATTGACTATCGAGGTTATGGGAACAGTGATGGCACATCCACCGCGTCTAATCTCCTAGCTGATGCCCCCAAAGTCTTTGACGCTTTTAGTAATATTTTAACGGCGCATCAACTGTTTCCCCAACGACTTTATGTAATGGGGCGCAGTTTGGGTAGTGCCCCCGCTATTGCTGTTGCTAATCACGCTCAAGATCAATTAGCTGGATTGATTATCGATAGTGGTTTTGCCGATACCTTTGCCCTGCTCAAACGTCTTGGCTGGCAGGTTATAGATTATGAGGATGAGCGTTTTGGATTTAGAAATACTGAAAAAATCAGCCGCATTCTTGTGCCAACGTTGATTATTCATGGTGAGAAAGATTCGTTAATTCCTATCCAACAGGGAGAAAAGCTATATCATTATTGTGCAGCCGCAAATAAGCAGTTTATCCGGATTAAAAATGCGGGTCATAACACCTTGTTTCGCATGGGTATGTGGCAATACTTTGAAGCGATCCAGAAATTTGTTATCGGTAAATTAGTGTTAGACGAAGCCTCACTATTTCAGTTGCTATTAGATTAA
- a CDS encoding PIN domain-containing protein, which translates to MSRFIVLDSSPLGMVTNPKATPLTLECKQWLNSLLAKGEIVVIPEIADYEVRRELLRVGKVAGIRQLDQLKNALMYVPIETPAMLLAAQLWAEARKRGQPTADPKALDGDVILAAQAIVVAQEGNEVIIATTNVRHLSQFVDARDWRLII; encoded by the coding sequence ATGAGTCGATTCATAGTTTTGGACTCAAGTCCATTGGGAATGGTAACAAATCCTAAAGCTACACCCCTGACGTTGGAGTGCAAGCAGTGGCTAAATTCTTTACTAGCAAAAGGGGAGATAGTCGTTATACCTGAAATTGCTGACTATGAAGTGAGACGTGAATTGCTTCGGGTGGGTAAGGTAGCAGGTATCCGACAACTTGATCAATTGAAGAATGCTCTGATGTACGTCCCCATTGAGACACCTGCGATGCTTCTGGCGGCTCAGTTATGGGCGGAAGCACGCAAGAGAGGACAACCAACAGCCGATCCCAAAGCACTTGATGGAGATGTGATTCTGGCGGCTCAGGCTATAGTAGTAGCACAGGAAGGAAATGAAGTTATAATTGCTACGACTAATGTTAGGCATCTGTCTCAGTTCGTTGACGCCCGTGACTGGCGGCTTATTATTTAA